DNA from Mycobacteriales bacterium:
GCCAGCGAGGCGAGCCGGGAGTCGGTGAGGACGGTGGCGGTCGCGGTGCGCGGACCGGGGTCGAACAGCGACAGCTCGCCGAACATGTCCGACGGCCCCATCACCGACAGCATGTTCTCGCGCCCGTCGGCGGCGCGCCGGCCGACCTTCACCTTGCCGGACAGCACGATGTAGAGGGTGTCCCCCTGCTCGCCCTCGGTGAAGACGGTCTCGCCGCGCGAGTAGTCGCCGTACTCCAGCGCGGACGACAGCGCCTCGCGGGCCTCCGGGGCCACGCCCTGGAACAGGCCCGCAGCGGCCAGCACGCCGTCGCCGGGCTCATCCGTGTTGTCCTGCATCGCGCTGCTCAAGGCCGTCATCTCCCGCTCCGGTGCGGCCTCCGGGTGCCGCCGTCCCCGAGTCTTCCACGTCCGACCGGACTAGCGTCCGCGTCCCGGCAGCAGGCCCGACAGCCGGCGTCGCCGCCAGTAGCGCTCGAGCGCGGGCGCGAACCCCTCGCTGACGTAGGTCTCCACCTCTTCGGGCCGGGCGGAATCAAGGAAGGACTGCAGCTGCTCGCTCACCGAGTCGACCCGCAGGGGCCGCTCGACCCGCTCCATCATGAGCATGAGCACGAGCAGCAGCAACGGCAACAGCAACGCGACGACGAGCAGGGCCACGTCGTCCATGGTGCTCCCCTCGCGCAAGCGACCTGCAGCCAGGTGGGGTCAGGCAGTGGTGGAGCGTCCCGGCTCGACCGGCAGCGCCGACAGACACAGGGTCGGCTCCTCGCGGTAGCGCGCGATCAGCTCGACGGTCGCCTGGCCGATTCGCCGGTGCAGCGCGACCCGGTACGTCGACAGCTGGGTCTCCGCGATCCGTAGGTCGTGTCCGAACGCGGCCTGGCCCTCGACGTCGTCGTCGGCCACCCGTCGGTCCCACAGCTCACCGAGGCTCGGCAGCGGCGGAATGTCGTCCGCGGGCAGCACCTCCACCAGCGCTTGCCGGCCGGCACCGATCCGCGCGGAGGTGAGCAGCGGGCGCAGCCGGTCCTGGTCGAACTCCCGGGCGCCGGAGCCGGCCTGCAGCACGTCGAGCCGGGCCTGCAGGATCCGGCGCCAGTACGACACCCTGCCCTCCTCGGCCGTCAGCGCCCGGCGGTACTCGCGCAGGGCGTCGATGGACAGGTGGGCGTAGTCCGCGTTGCGGACCGGCGCCCGGCGCGCCGCGCCCTTGCGCCGCGCCGGCGCCGGCCGGCCGGCCAGCGCGACGCCGCCGCTGCCGGAAGTGCCGCCGGCCGGACCCTGCTGGACGGGTCGTCCGGTCGGTGCGGTCATCGGATGCCTCCCTCTGCGGTCACGCTCTGTGATCGACCCTGGTTGGCTCGTCACCCTGCGGGAGCACCTTGAGTGGGATCACCCGGGTGGGTCATCGCCACGACGTCAGGCGCCGGCAACGGCCCGCCACGTACGCTGTGACCTATGGCTCGCCCCGTTCCGCCGACCCGGACGGCGCTCGTCCGCCGGGCCCGGCGGATCGCCCGGGAGCTGGCCGTTCTGCACCCGGATGCGCACTGTGAACTGGATTTCACGACGCCGCTCGAGCTCACCGTGGCCACCATCCTGTCCGCCCAGTGCACCGACCGGCGGGTCAACGAGGTCACGCCCGAGCTGTTTCGCCGCTACCGCAGCGCGGCGGACTACGCCGGCGCCGACCGGGTGGAGCTGGAGAGCCTGATCCGGCCGACCGGCTTCTTCCGCAACAAGACCAGCAGCCTGATCGGGCTGGGCGCGGCACTGGTCGACCAGCACGGCGGGCAGGTGCCGGCCCGGCTGGAGGACCTCGTCCGGCTGCCCGGCATCGGCCGCAAGACCGCGAACGT
Protein-coding regions in this window:
- the nth gene encoding endonuclease III, with amino-acid sequence MARPVPPTRTALVRRARRIARELAVLHPDAHCELDFTTPLELTVATILSAQCTDRRVNEVTPELFRRYRSAADYAGADRVELESLIRPTGFFRNKTSSLIGLGAALVDQHGGQVPARLEDLVRLPGIGRKTANVVLGNAFGVPGLTVDTHFGRLVRRFRWVELDDPVKIEVVVAGLLPRPEWTMFSHRVIFHGRRVCHARRPACGACGLAALCPSYGTGPTDPEVAAKLVKTPDAVAVSL